A window of the Choristoneura fumiferana chromosome 30, NRCan_CFum_1, whole genome shotgun sequence genome harbors these coding sequences:
- the LOC141444676 gene encoding pancreatic triacylglycerol lipase-like: MAAQMIVLVFCVAAVAALPADTVISKLNDGPRYQYVSSGEGPKLVDTWLTSSSMARTARYAPDTENVYHLFTRQNPTISQPMLLGVPSLIAANFDPSRSTVVLIHGWSSSATSDFVVNLVPRILAAADVNVIAVDWSAGAYEPNYYSVVANNVPLSGSSIGSFIFWLNLSTGASIATYHVIGFETGAHIAGLVGRSLGGLIPHITALEPPRPGFNLNSNAFLSTDGIFTEAMHTNAGVTGLVQPVADVDFYPNGGTTMAGCRWWDWECSRDRAYQYLGESILTGGFTGVLCESLLEATSGSCESEETLNMGGLTAKFGSSGIYYLTTNEQSPFSTG, translated from the exons ATGGCGGCCCAAATGATTGTGTTAGTTTTCTGTGTCGCTGCAGTTGCAG CTCTTCCAGCTGACACGGTCATCTCAAAGCTGAACGATGGCCCCCGCTACCAGTACGTCTCCAGCGGTGAGGGTCCGAAGCTGGTCGATACGTGGCTAACTAGCAGCAGCATGGCCAGGACTGCCAGATACGCTCCTGACACGGAAAATGTCTACCATCTATTCACCAG ACAGAACCCGACCATCAGCCAGCCTATGCTCCTGGGTGTGCCGTCCCTCATCGCCGCTAACTTCGACCCCTCCCGCTCGACAGTGGTCCTCATCCATGGCTGGAGTTCCAGCGCCACTTCAGACTTCGTTGTCAACCTGGTGCCCC GCATTCTAGCAGCGGCGGATGTAAACGTGATTGCAGTGGACTGGAGCGCAGGCGCTTACGAACCTAACTATTACTCTGTGGTTGCGAACAATGTGCCGCTCAGCG GTTCTAGTATTGGCAGCTTCATCTTCTGGCTTAACCTGTCAACTGGAGCCTCCATCGCCACGTACCACGTCATTGGGTTCGAGACCGGTGCCCATATCGCAGGCCTCGTCGGCAGGAGCTTGGGAGGGCTCATCCCACACATCACGG CCCTAGAACCTCCCCGCCCCGGCTTCAACCTGAACTCCAACGCCTTCTTATCTACCGACGGTATCTTCACCGAAGCCATGCACACCAACGCTGGAGTCACGGGGCTGGTGCAGCCTGTAGCTGACGTGGACTTCTACCCCAACGGTGGGACCACCATGGCTGGGTGCAGATGGTGGGATTGGGAGTGCAGTCGAGACAG AGCCTACCAGTACTTAGGAGAGTCGATATTAACTGGTGGCTTCACCGGTGTCCTTTGCGAGAGTCTGCTCGAAGCCACGTCTGGATCCTGCGAATCTGAAGAAACCCTCAACATGGGAGGTCTTACTGCCAAGTTCGG aTCTAGCGGGATCTATTATTTGACGACCAACGAACAATCTCCTTTCTCTACTGGTTAA